Proteins co-encoded in one Erinaceus europaeus chromosome 2, mEriEur2.1, whole genome shotgun sequence genomic window:
- the CCDC97 gene encoding coiled-coil domain-containing protein 97 isoform X2: MEAVASATPATAAREPEDGTKPSPGHWGELNTTPDPSGPQDPVAAVEGASEPLGAGAPWAANTAVTDMLRAVAASRLPVCSQQQGEPDLTETEKVAILGRLYRDKPLVFLERFRTGLREEHLACFGHLRGDHRADFYCAEVARQGAARPRALRTRLRNRRYAALRELIQGGEYFSDEQMRFRAPLLYEQYIGQYLTEEELSARTPAPQQPRPGSPSTPACPLSDLLLQSYQERELQQRLLQQQEEEDACLEEEEEEEDSDEEDQRSDRDSETWIPDSEERLILREEFTSRMHQRFLDGKDGDFDYSGRQPRLRQPGHCGPG, encoded by the exons ATGGAGGCCGTGGCCTCCGCGACCCCGGCGACGGCTGCGAGAGAACCCGAAG atggcacaaagcccagCCCTGGGCACTGGGGGGAGCTGAACACGACGCCTGACCCTTCCGGGCCCCAGGACCCTGTGGCAGCGGTGGAAGGAGCCTCCGAGCCCCTGGGTGCCGGTGCCCCCTGGGCCGCCAACACGGCCGTGACCGACATGCTGCGCGCCGTGGCCGCCAGCCGGCTGCCCGTGTGCAGCCAGCAGCAGGGTGAGCCCGACCTCACGGAGACGGAGAAGGTGGCCATCCTGGGCCGGCTGTACCGCGACAAGCCTCTGGTGTTCCTGGAGCGCTTCCGCACGGGCCTCCGCGAGGAGCACCTGGCCTGCTTCGGCCACCTGCGTGGTGACCACCGCGCCGACTTCTACTGCGCCGAGGTGGCCCGGCAGGGCGCCGCCCGACCCCGCGCCCTGCGTACCCGCCTGCGGAACCGGCGCTACGCGGCGCTGCGGGAGCTCATCCAAG GGGGTGAGTACTTCAGTGACGAGCAGATGCGCTTCCGGGCCCCGCTGCTGTACGAGCAGTACATCGGGCAGTACCTCACAGAGGAGGAGCTCAGCGCCCGCACTCCGGCCCCCCAGCAACCCCGGCCCGGCTCCCCCAGCACACCCGCCTGCCCGCTCTCCGACCTGCTGCTCCAGTCCTACCAGGAGCGGGAGCTGCAACAGCGGCTGCTTCagcagcaagaggaggaggatgcctgcctggaggaggaagaagaggaggaggacagtgATGAGGAAG aCCAGAggtctgacagagactcagagacctGGATCCCTGACTCTGAGGAGAGGCTCATCCTACGGGAGGAATTCACCAGCCGGATGCACCAGCGCTTCCTGGACGGCAAGGATGGGGACTTTGACTACAG